AATATCGAGAATTTTTCAGCAATTTATGAACATCGGACAAAAGGAAAAACCACTGCATTGAGTCTTTAGTTTGTTTTTCTGATTGGTTACTTATCACTTTTCCGAAGTTCTGAATTAGCAATTATTTTTTCACAGCTATGAACTTCAAAAACTTTCATCTTCAAACCAATTTTTCTGTTGGTATTGTTTTTCAGCCTAGTCAGCCCAAATTGGTAAATCAACCTGAACAAGATATCGGTTATCTAGCAGGTATTTTTGTAACTTTCACTATTATTGGCTTTTTCTTAGGATGCTTTTTACGGTATAAAAAGTGTCAACAGCAACGCGCTCAGCATTCAATAGAAATCATCCGCACAATTGGATCATTAGATAATATCCAAAAGCGAGTACCTGATATCGAACAACAGATGACTACTGAAAGAAAACAGCAAATTGAGACTTTAGAAAAAATTTGGCATAAGTCTTCTTCGTAGTGAGTAACTACATCTTTACATCACCTCGGTGTGATTTTGTTAACTAATCTTGGTTAAAGTGTTTATAGCGATGCCATAATCGGCACTTTAACAGCCACGTTCGCTTTGAGAAATTTCACAGCTTCATTAATCAAAACTAAAGGCATTTATGAGACAGAAAGAAACAGTATTTGTCATTCCTACTCATCGATTGAGAGATGTAGCACAAACTATTGAAAAATATGACGAAAATTTTTGGGCTAATGGTCATGCTCTCAGAATAATAGTATTTGATGATTCCAGCATTGCCAACTACGAGAAATATTATCCACTCCTAGAACAAACTAAAACAGTAAACGATATATTTTATGTTGGCCCCCATGAAAAAGAAAAGTTTATTACTTTCTTAAACGAGAGACTGCGGGATAAAAAACTAGAGTCACTTGTCAAGAATCTATTTCGACCTAGTTACGGCGGAAATCGCAACTTTACGCTGATGTACACCCTTGGACATTTAATGGTCAGTGCAGATGATGATATGCGACCTGATGCACTAATAGAAACTAGTCCAGAATCTCTATTACCAGATGAAATTTGTCGCGGTAAACTGATCAAATCTAATCAGGAAGGTGGCTACATCCATAAATCTTTTGATTTACTTACAGCTTTTGGTGATGTTTTGGGTAAAAAAGCTAGCCATATACCAGAAAATTACGAAACTGGAGAGTTTTTGATTGATACAGCAATGGATTTAGAGACTAATACAACAAAAGGTTATTTTATAGAAAACTCTTTGTTATTGCAAAAAGGAAGAGTTTTAAATAATTCTATTGTTAAAATTGCTCAGACATTTCGCACGGGAACTAACGATATTGATACGCTCGATTTTGTACATATGTATCTTAATGATGAAAATCAAATTAGTCCAAATGACCTGAATGATTATTATATTCTCACTAATTTTAGACCTGTTGTTACTAACAAAAATTGGAGAATGGATTGTGGCGTTGCTGGATATGACAATCAGTTTGGATTACCACCATTTTTTCCTACTCGACTGAGGTTTGAAGATTACATTTATCGACTTTGGATACAACAAGAGGGTGTTGTAGCTGCACATGTTGATGCAGTACAAAACCATATTCGCAACAATTATATGCGTAATCCTTTAGCCAGCGAAATTTTTAATGAGGAAATATGCAGTTTGCTCAAAAAGAAAATTAAAAGCAGTGTATCTCATATTGATGACTTGGGAATCAAGTTTGATTACTCTGGTGAGGTGACTCTACTCGACTCTGAAGAAATTTTAGAAAAAATCTCTACCATCCACGAGCAGGTAGTTAAAGCTTCGTTGTTTACACAAAATGAAGAACGTAGACAGTCTCTTCAATTGTTTGCTAATAACCTATCGAGAGTATTTTATAGCTTTGAACCCGACTTTTTTCAGCAAAATGTCTCCAGAATTGTCGATGATGTGATTAGTCAATTTCATGCTTCTCTAGAAATATGGCCGACTCTGGTTGAAATTTGCTACTTACACAAAGATAAGAAAGATTTGCCGCAAACCAGAGTCAAAAATAAGAAAGTCAAGTCAAGAAATGGATTTAAAACTGGTGAATTAGTACAGAGTTGAATAAACACTATAGTGGATTGTAAGAGGTTTTTTAGATATACTTGCTCAAAGCGATCGCAGTTCTTCTCTTTTACCTAAAAAAGCGATCGCCCCAAATTTAATACATAAAAAGTACAAAAATTCAAATTTTTTTAGGAAGTTTGAAATATTGAATGAGAGTAAGATGAAGCTTATTGACGTTGATACTCCAATCATGTCTGAACTCCTTCCCTATTTCAGCTAACAGTACATATATTCGTCCTTCCCGTTGTGGCAAACACAAAATTTTTCTTAGTATGGTTCCTGGTGTTGGCAAAACCTACAGGATGCTGAATGAAGCTTGGATGGTAAGATTTATTCACTAGATCAAATTGAGCGATCGCTGCAAAACTTAGCTGTTTAGGTGAAAATAAACAAATGTTTATTTTTTATATAACGTTTAATTTAAAAAAAATATATCTAATATACGTATATTTATTACAAAAAATCATGCACAATAGCATTAGAATTAAATAAAAAATATTTTTTATTTAACAATAAAACTATGCTTGAACTAAGCTTATTTGGTGTTTTAATTCAACCCAATAGTATTTACTGTAACATTCATTTAAAAGAAATTCAGTTACCTGAAAAATGTAGTTTTTTAGGAATCTTAAGAGAAGATCAGATCATCCCTGCACAAGAGAATCCTGAAATTTCTTCTGGAGACTACATCCTAGCAATAGCAAAGCATCCTATGATGGTTCCAGCGCTAAAAGTCACTCTTAAGAAAATGCATTCTGTTTATTATTCGCTCAATACTTGTTTACTGGAATCTCGACCAATAGCTAGTAAAGCTTCTTCATTTTAGTGAGAGCATGTATCTAAAATAATTGGACTTTTGCACATCCAAATAAACAGCATTTAGTCAGTTGATCTGCTTCAATTTCAATATTAATTCTGTTACGTAAAACAGGATGAAAAAGGATTAAATAGCATTTATCTCCTTGGTAAATAGAGAATTTTAATATGCAATTTTTGGAACTAGTAAAAACTTATATATATGCAGAAATAAATGTGAATCAGTCTACCTTGATTGAAGTTAACCTGATAGGAATAACACATAATTATACAAAAAGCAAGGATGGTGATATACCCACAGCTATAGTATTTTTAGCTCCAATTTGCTTTATAATTGTTGGTGCAGCTTTTTTGTTTATTATTTCACAATTTTTGGAGATTACACAAAATAAAAAGGACATATTTAACATTGATTGCATGAAAGAATGTCCTTGTAGAAGGTGTAAGTTTTTTGT
Above is a window of Nostoc sp. UHCC 0702 DNA encoding:
- a CDS encoding TrkA C-terminal domain-containing protein, whose amino-acid sequence is MLELSLFGVLIQPNSIYCNIHLKEIQLPEKCSFLGILREDQIIPAQENPEISSGDYILAIAKHPMMVPALKVTLKKMHSVYYSLNTCLLESRPIASKASSF